In Bordetella genomosp. 10, the genomic window CCAGGGGTCGGGCTGACGCTGGAGCAGGGCCTGAATGCCTTCGAGCAATGCCTCGCCGGGATGGAAGACACGGTCATCGTGTCGAGCTTGCCCCTATCCACGCAATTCGCCCGGGCCCGAGGCATGGATCTCGCGGCTGCCTTGCCCGCGCACGTGGCGCAAGCGCGGTCCGCACAGGGGCGGCCGCCGCTGGAGACCCCATACATCGCGCCCTCGACCGAGCTGGAGACGGAATTGGCCGCTTTGTGGACGGAACTGCTGGGGACATCCGGCATCGGCACACACGACAGCCTGTTCGATCTGGGCGGCGATTCCCTGTTGGCCGTGCAGCTGCTGGTGCGCGCGCGCGACCGCTTCGGCGTTGCCTTGCACCCCGCCGAATTCTTCAAGTCGCCCTGCATAGCCGGGCTGGCGGAGCTGGTGGAGACCCGTCTGATCGATGCCCTGGAAGCCGAGGCGATCTCCGAGGAGACTCGGTGATGTGGCAATCCGCTGACGCAGCCTTGACCTGGTGACCTGGACCATCCCCTTAGCACGAGCCGCCTATGTCTGAATCGTCAAACCTGGATAGCCGCAGAGCCGCGCTGACGCCCGCGCAGAAAGAGGCCTTGCGCGCGCGGATACGGGGCGGCGGGCCCGCTGGACGAGCGGCGCCAGCGCTTATCTCGCCTTTGCCGGAAGGCGTCGACGCGGTGCTCTCGCATGCTCAGCAACGCCTGTGGTTTCTCTGGCGGCTTGCGCCGGCGGACACGGCCTACCATCTTGGCGCAGGCTTGCGCCTGCACGGCGATCTCGACGTCAAGGCACTGGAGCGTACACTGCACACGCTGACGCGGCGTCATGCATCGTTGCACACGGCATTCCCGGCTGGCGCGGATGGCCAGCCGGTGCCGGTGCGATGCGAAGAAGGGGCGCCGCCCTTGCCGCTGACGGACCTGACCGCGCAGCCCGAGCCGCGTCGCGAAGAGACCCTGCAAGCGCTGAAAACCCGTTTGTTCGAACAAGCTTTCGATCTGGAGCGTGGACCGCTTATCCGCTACGCACTGATCCGCATGGCCAGCAATGAACATTGCCTGCTGGTGGTCATTCATCACATCGTCGCGGATGCCTGGTCGACCCAACTGATACTGGATCAACTGGGGCCCGCCTATGCCAGCGAGATTGGCGCGCGTGATGAGACGGCGCGCGGCGCAATCGCCCAGCGTGAGTCCGGGATACCCGGCGTGGCTCGGGTCGATGCGGATCCGCCTCCCGTGGGCTATGCCGATTTTGCGCATTATCAGCGGCTTTGGCTGGAAGGGCCGGAAGGCGCGCGCCAGCTCGCCTACTGGGTACAACGCCTGCAAGGCGATGCGCCGGAACCGCTGGTTCAACCCGACCACGTTCACGCGGGCCAGCGTAGCGGCCGCGCGACGACTATGGCCTACGCCTTGCGCCCGGAAGTCGTGGGTGGACTGCGTCGCCGGGCTGCGCGCTTGCAGGCATCGATGTTTGCTGTCCTGCTTGCCGGACTACAGGCGACGCTTTTTCGCCGTACTCGCGGCGGCGATGTCCGGATAGGTGTTCCTTATGCCAACCGCACGATGGCGCAGACGCGCGATATCGTGGGTCTGTTCGCGAATACCCTGGTGCTGCGCGTGCCGGTCGAGGGAAGCCTGCCGGTCGACGACTTGATTCTAAGAACGCGAGATGCCGCCGCCGAAGCGCAAGGGGCTCAGGATCTGCCTTTTGACCGCCTGGTCGAAGCGTTGAGGCCAACTCGCCGCCTGGGCGAAACACCGCTGTTTCAGGTGATGTACAACCATTTGCGCCAGCGCCATGCGCCGCTGGCGCAATGGACGGGCCTGCGGGTCGAGTACTTCGATCTGCCCAATACGGGCGCGCAGGCCGACTTCCAGATCGAGACCGTGGAATACGACGACGACCGCGTCACGGTGAATCTGCGCTTTGCCGCCGATCTGTTTGACGAAGCGACGATCCGCGCGCTGGCCGATCAATACCTTGCGGTCCTGCAAGACATCGCTGTCGGCAGCCGGGTCAATATCGACGATCTGGCTATGCAGGACGCCACGGCCTTGCGCCGCGTCCACGCGAACGGCGCCGGCCCGGTCGTGGCCTGGCCCCGTCGTCCCGTCCACAAGGCATTCGAGGCGCAAGCGCTCTTGCGACCTGACGCGACCGCGCTGGCCTGCGCCGACGGCGCCGTACTGACTTATCGCGAACTCAACGCACGCGCCAATGCGCTGGCCGCCATCCTGGTCGCGCAGGACGTGGCGCCGGACCATGCCGTGGGCATCCTGCTACACCGTTCGGTGGATATGGTCGTGGCGATCCTGGGGGTAATGAAAGCGGGGGGCGCCTATGTTCCCCTGGACCCCGAATATCCCGCGGACCGGCTCGTCTACATGCTGCAGGACAGCCGCATGGATATCCTGTTGACGGTCACCGAGCTGGCCGCGATCGTTCCGGAACAGGCGCCAGCGCGGGCAACGCTGCGCGTCATCAATATGGACAGCCTGGATGCGCCTGCCGTGCCTTGCGGCGACCCGGACGTTCCTCTGCATCCTGACAATCTCGCGTACATCATCTATACATCCGGATCCACGGGACGCCCAAAGGGTACGTGCAACACCCACGGTGCGCTCGCCAATCGCATCGCCTGGATGCAAGATGCTTACCGCCTGGATGACGCGGATGTAGTGCTGCAGAAAACCTCCTTCAGCTTCGACGTTTCGGTCTGGGAGTTCTTCTGGCCCCTGATGCAGGGCGCGAGCATCGCCTTGCTCGCGGCGGGCGCGCAACGTGACAGCGCTCTGGTTTGCGCGGCGATCAAGCGCTACCGCGTCACCACGCTGCACTTCGTCCCATCCATGCTGGATGCCTTTCTGCTGAACGGCGACGCCCCTGCCTGCACCAGCTTGCGGCGCCTCGTGTGCAGCGGCGAATCCTTGCCTGTGGATCTGAAGAACCGCGCCCTGTCGCTGTTGCCAGACGCCGCGTTGTACAACTTGTATGGGCCCACCGAAGCGGCCATCGATGTCACCCACTGGACCTGCCGGCCCGAGGACGCGATCGTCCCCATCGGCAGACCGATCGCCAATCTGCGCACGTATGTGATTGACGACGCCTTGGCGTTGATGCCGGCGGGCCAGGCAGCGGAACTGTATCTTGGCGGTGCGGGACTGGCACGGGGCTATCTGGGGAAGGCCGCATTGACCGCCGAGCGCTTCGTGCCCGATTTCATCAATGGCGGCGGTGGCAGGCTGTATCGCACCGGCGACCTGGCGCGTTGGTCGGACGGCGGTGTCCTGGAATACCTGGGCCGGCGCGACGATCAGGTCAAGCTGCGCGGCTTCCGCGTGGAGCTGGGCGAGATCGAGTCCATCCTGGCCGAGCGCCGGGATGTGCGCCAGGCGGTCGTGGTGGCGCGCAAGGACGATGCCGGCACGCGGCTGCATGCCTATGTCACGGCCATGCATGCCGCAGCACTGGACACGGACGCGCTGAAAGCGGACCTGGCGGCGCGCCTCCCGGCGTACATGGTGCCGACGCAGGTGCAGGTTCTTGAGCAGCTGCCCGTCAACGCGAATGGCAAGGCCGATCGCAAGGCCCTGGCGGCCCTGCCGGAGCGCACGGCCGTGGCTACCGTTGCCACGGATACGGATCAAGGCGTCCGGACGCCTACCGAAAGCAAGCTCGTCGAGGTCTGGCGCACGGTGCTCGGCGTCGCGGATATCGGGACGGAACAGAACTTCTTCGAACTGGGCGGTGATTCGATACTCGTGTTGAAAATGGTCGCCCTGGCGGCCCGCGCCGGAATCGAGGTGGTCCCCGCCGATCTGTTTGCTCATCAGACGGTGCGCGCACTGGCCGCGGCCATCGAGGGCAGGGCGCCGCGGCAAGGAGAGCCTCTGCCGCGGGCGCCCGAATTGCGCCACCGCGCCCCGGCGTCGGCCGCCCAGCGCCGGCTCTGCCTGCTGTGGAATCTGGCGCCAGCCAGCAGCGCTTATCACATCGTGGGCGCACTGACCCTCAAGGGCGGTCTTGCGCCGGATACACTACGGGCCGCTTTCGAGCGCATGGTGGCCGCCAATGAAGCGCTGCGCACGACGTTCGACATGGAAGACGAGGGCCTGTTCCAGGTCATCCACGACACGTTGCCATGCGGCTGGGAAACCCGGGATCTGACCGACGATCCTGCCGGCCTGCAGGCAAGCATCCAGGCATACGCCGAAAGACCTTTCGACTTGCGGCGCGGACCGCTTCTGCGGGCGGCGGTGTATCGCCTGGGTCCCGATCATCACGTGTTGGCCGTGGTGCTGCATCACGTCGTGGCGGACGGCTGGGCCATGCAGCTGCTGCTGCGCGACGTCCTGGCGGCGTTGGCCGGGACTCGGCCTATCCAGGCGCTGACCGCTGCAGGCGGCGCGATGCCCGTGGCGTCGGGCTCTCCGCCCTTGCAATATGCGGACTATGCCGTGTGGGAAGCGCAGTGGCTGTCCGGCGCGGCAGCACGCGCGCAGCTGTCTTATTGGACCCGGCGTCTGGCCGGCCCCGTGGCGCCCCTGGAACTGAGCGCGGATCACCCTCGACGGGCCGAACCGCGCTACACCGTGGCCAGGCAGTCGATGTGCATCGATGCGCTCGTGGCGCAACAATTGCGGCTGGCCGCGCGTACCCGCGGCGATACCGTTTTCGTGTTGCTGCACGCGGCCTGGCATATTCTGCTGCACCGTTATACCGGGCAGACTTCGCTGCGGGTGGGAGTGACCGAGGCCAATCGGTCCCAGGCAGCCTTTGCCGAAACCATAGGGTTGTTCGTCAACACGCAGATCATTGCGACGGCGTTGACGCCCGGCATGACGGCAGCGCAGGCGGTCGCCCAGGTCGGCACCGCACTTGCCGAGGCACGTGACAACCAGGGCTTGCCGTTCGATGCCGTCGTGGATGCCCTCCAGCCTGAGCGCGGGGCGCGCCATGGTCCCCTGGTCCAGGTTCTGCATAATCACCAGCGCCAGTTGGCGATGCCGCCGGCCCCCGTTGGCATGGATGTGTCCCTGTGCCCGCTTGCCTTGGCGCTCGACGCGCAGTTCGAAATTGCGCTCGAAAGCGAAGAGCGCGACGACGGCGGAATCGTCATCACGCTCGCC contains:
- a CDS encoding non-ribosomal peptide synthetase, producing the protein MSESSNLDSRRAALTPAQKEALRARIRGGGPAGRAAPALISPLPEGVDAVLSHAQQRLWFLWRLAPADTAYHLGAGLRLHGDLDVKALERTLHTLTRRHASLHTAFPAGADGQPVPVRCEEGAPPLPLTDLTAQPEPRREETLQALKTRLFEQAFDLERGPLIRYALIRMASNEHCLLVVIHHIVADAWSTQLILDQLGPAYASEIGARDETARGAIAQRESGIPGVARVDADPPPVGYADFAHYQRLWLEGPEGARQLAYWVQRLQGDAPEPLVQPDHVHAGQRSGRATTMAYALRPEVVGGLRRRAARLQASMFAVLLAGLQATLFRRTRGGDVRIGVPYANRTMAQTRDIVGLFANTLVLRVPVEGSLPVDDLILRTRDAAAEAQGAQDLPFDRLVEALRPTRRLGETPLFQVMYNHLRQRHAPLAQWTGLRVEYFDLPNTGAQADFQIETVEYDDDRVTVNLRFAADLFDEATIRALADQYLAVLQDIAVGSRVNIDDLAMQDATALRRVHANGAGPVVAWPRRPVHKAFEAQALLRPDATALACADGAVLTYRELNARANALAAILVAQDVAPDHAVGILLHRSVDMVVAILGVMKAGGAYVPLDPEYPADRLVYMLQDSRMDILLTVTELAAIVPEQAPARATLRVINMDSLDAPAVPCGDPDVPLHPDNLAYIIYTSGSTGRPKGTCNTHGALANRIAWMQDAYRLDDADVVLQKTSFSFDVSVWEFFWPLMQGASIALLAAGAQRDSALVCAAIKRYRVTTLHFVPSMLDAFLLNGDAPACTSLRRLVCSGESLPVDLKNRALSLLPDAALYNLYGPTEAAIDVTHWTCRPEDAIVPIGRPIANLRTYVIDDALALMPAGQAAELYLGGAGLARGYLGKAALTAERFVPDFINGGGGRLYRTGDLARWSDGGVLEYLGRRDDQVKLRGFRVELGEIESILAERRDVRQAVVVARKDDAGTRLHAYVTAMHAAALDTDALKADLAARLPAYMVPTQVQVLEQLPVNANGKADRKALAALPERTAVATVATDTDQGVRTPTESKLVEVWRTVLGVADIGTEQNFFELGGDSILVLKMVALAARAGIEVVPADLFAHQTVRALAAAIEGRAPRQGEPLPRAPELRHRAPASAAQRRLCLLWNLAPASSAYHIVGALTLKGGLAPDTLRAAFERMVAANEALRTTFDMEDEGLFQVIHDTLPCGWETRDLTDDPAGLQASIQAYAERPFDLRRGPLLRAAVYRLGPDHHVLAVVLHHVVADGWAMQLLLRDVLAALAGTRPIQALTAAGGAMPVASGSPPLQYADYAVWEAQWLSGAAARAQLSYWTRRLAGPVAPLELSADHPRRAEPRYTVARQSMCIDALVAQQLRLAARTRGDTVFVLLHAAWHILLHRYTGQTSLRVGVTEANRSQAAFAETIGLFVNTQIIATALTPGMTAAQAVAQVGTALAEARDNQGLPFDAVVDALQPERGARHGPLVQVLHNHQRQLAMPPAPVGMDVSLCPLALALDAQFEIALESEERDDGGIVITLAYARELFDQSTASRLVQHYIKVLLTCLRKPGARLGELAMLDEGEQGVLRTLAQPALAADSGPDFLVAIADWARVEPGAPALRCGATRWTRGVLGERIQALTRRLVAMGIGPGSLVGVAMARTPDLPATLLAVLTTGAAYVPLSPALPSDRLSYMIEDSGITILLSQAAVLPTLPDRPGLQRVAIDLPWPAEAERAEQTAMGADGYERQPGSLAYVIYTSGSTGRPKGVMVPYGALQNFLSSMRRQPGLRAGETLLAVTSLSFDIAALELFLPLMAGGELILATDGETRDAGALSSMLEAGRVDVLQATPAMLQLLLDSGWSPVGMRVLCGGEAMPGSLADRLLAEGVALWNMYGPTETTIWSLTGRMRAGRADLGAPVAGTTAYVLDGEAEMLPLGASGELCLGGMGLARGYLGKPGLTAERFVPDPFGDQGERLYRTGDVVRRAGDGSVNYLGRRDHQIKIRGFRVELGEIESQLSSYAGVRQAVVVTWNMAAGVVLVGYVTVDPDVDVDPAALRSALATALPDYMVPAQIVRLDQLPLNSNGKVDRKALPMPVASSAPRSLPADDVERAVAAQWQAALAVDDIGREDDFFDLGGNSLAAMQCLARLNARYGVGVPFSVFYGSPRLGALADAIRRAVADRTGNATGIGADDQHTDAGRASPSDPAAASAASGRADSATLAPLQRRIWLADRLARDAERASYNMGSAFDIAGKLDHGALGRALHALVERHAILRSAYPEDDDGEASVVTVGKIDLTLETRSYEGDDARWPAWRDARLRDMSKAPFDLGVAPLLRIEVVRRSADRHALLLVVHHIIFDGTSASIFLRELGVLYNAFRAGRASPLPPLALQYADYAMDAEQTVLGNRNRLETYWREALGDVPSFALDTPEPGEEGAGAANARPGAAGSSYVLRQHVSLNETLAPGSLFPRLFAALGLSMHGKQGLDDAILGVDVAGRNASALGDLIGFFVNVLPVRSRVTSDMTVASYLDDLRRRFAEAADHQALPYEDIARTAQKTRKRLGVADRHPLVRVLFVMQDSVPVPQFDGLTIVPTPAPYGAAKFDLTVFVTPQGHGLDVDWVFDPRVCASAAVEDLAAAWGDVAGALLRMDPDFLACRARLAVRPGAEKTLDPLA